Proteins from a genomic interval of Papaver somniferum cultivar HN1 chromosome 4, ASM357369v1, whole genome shotgun sequence:
- the LOC113274991 gene encoding vacuolar protein 8-like yields the protein MHPTTTSSPPPPQPPLTQTLSLINHLVSLLLISSLAVKSFIGRWQSIRTKLTLLSSSLSEISDFDTSTWSENPLLQDLLPNLLTSLQKTYSLSQQCQNPTSTGGKLLMQSDIDMSSASLSAHLHDIDLLLKSGVLNRQSNAIVLSQPGPGSAKEELGFFIRDLFTRLQIGGIEFKKKALDSLLQILNEDEKTSILVAKEGDMRYLIHLLDNNHHSSVREQAAVAVSLLVSSSDSSRKCVFEEGGLGPLLRLLETGSMYLKEKAAIAIEAITADPENSWAVSAYGGIPVLVETCRSGSPLAQTHAVGAVKNVSAIDEIRVSLAEEGIVPVLVQLLTSGNSFAQEKASNCLWILASAGEDFRVSILQEGGLQSLLNLLDESSNPDTLEHVLRSIYILSRSSSTIRILSSSTSFLIQLCDAIKNGTIVIQQISASILCNLSMSDFQKRSISSCMGSLVKMMMNESSKPVGLQESSAQALISLLTAKTNRKEIVRDEKSILRLVQMLDPKNESSVVNKKYPVSVVSAIVAGSSQSCRNKIMSAGGYSHLQKLAEMDVPGARKACQRLSGNRLKNIFSSRIWKE from the coding sequence ATGCATCCCACCACCacttcatctccaccaccaccacaaccaccattaaCACAGACTCTAAGCTTAATCAACCATCTTGTATCACTTCTCCTAATCTCGTCGCTCGCTGTTAAATCATTCATCGGACGCTGGCAATCAATTCGTACTAAACTCACTCTTCTAAGCTCATCTCTATCAGAAATCTCCGATTTTGATACTTCTACTTGGTCTGAAAACCCTCTTTTGCAAGATTTATTGCCTAATCTACTCACTTCTCTTCAGAAAACTTATTCTCTGTCTCAACAATGTCAAAACCCTACATCTACAGGCGGGAAACTACTAATGCAGAGCGATATAGATATGTCTTCAGCCTCACTCTCTGCTCATCTCCATGACATTGATTTGTTGCTCAAATCGGGTGTTTTGAATCGGCAATCGAATGCTATTGTTTTATCACAACCAGGTCCAGGTTCGGCTAAAGAAGAATTGGGATTTTTTATCAGAGATCTTTTTACTAGACTTCAGATCGGTGGGATTGAATTTAAGAAAAAAGCTTTGGATTCGTTGTTACAGATATTGAACGAAGATGAGAAAACTTCGATTTTGGTTGCGAAAGAAGGAGATATGAGATATTTGATTCATTTGCTTGATAATAATCATCATTCATCTGTTCGTGaacaagctgctgttgctgtttctCTTCTTGTGAGTTCTAGTGATTCTTCAAGGAAATGTGTGTTTGAAGAAGGCGGATTAGGTCCTCTGTTGAGGTTGCTTGAAACTGGATCTATGTATTTGAAAGAAAAAGCAGCTATTGCTATTGAAGCCATTACTGCTGATCCTGAGAATTCATGGGCAGTTTCAGCTTACGGAGGGATTCCTGTTTTGGTTGAAACTTGTCGATCTGGATCTCCATTAGCACAAACTCATGCAGTTGGAGCTGTGAAAAATGTATCCGCCATTGATGAAATCCGAGTTTCTTTGGCTGaagaaggaattgttccagtttTAGTTCAGTTATTGACATCAGGTAATTCTTTCGCTCAAGAAAAAGCTTCAAATTGTTTATGGATTTTAGCTTCAGCTGGTgaagattttagggtttcaatctTACAAGAAGGTGGATTACAAAGTCTATTAAATTTACTTGACGAATCATCAAATCCTGATACATTAGAACATGTTTTAAGATCAATTTACATATTATCAAGATCATCATCAACAATCCGAATCTTATCATCATCAACTTCATTTTTGATACAACTCTGCGACGCAATCAAGAACGGCACAATAGTGATCCAACAGATTTCAGCCTCGATTCTCTGTAACTTATCAATGAGCGACTTCCAAAAACGATCTATTTCATCTTGTATGGGATCGCTAGTGAAAATGATGATGAACGAGTCATCAAAACCAGTCGGTTTACAAGAATCATCAGCACAAGCTTTAATCTCATTACTAACAGCGAAAACGAATCGGAAAGAAATCGTTAGAGATGAGAAGAGTATTTTAAGATTAGTCCAAATGTTAGATCCAAAGAACGAATCATCAGTAGTTAATAAGAAATATCCGGTATCAGTTGTTTCTGCGATTGTTGCCGGAAGTAGCCAGAGCTGTCGGAACAAGATAATGTCCGCCGGTGGTTATTCTCATTTACAGAAACTTGCTGAAATGGATGTTCCCGGTGCTAGAAAAGCTTGTCAAAGACTCTCCGGGAATCGACTCAAGAATATCTTTAGTAGTAGGATATGGAAGGAATAA